A single Streptomyces mirabilis DNA region contains:
- a CDS encoding carbohydrate-binding module family 20 domain-containing protein → MRWIRSRALPLATAGLLALGGAAALPAPAAHAAVSDTGIPNGDVIANLWEWNWKSVAAECTNVLDPAGYGAVQVAPPAESLKQTNYYWWDVYQPYAYNLNSRFGTAAQFKTMVDTCHAAGIKVYTDAVINHTAAQTGTGYNGTVITNKYDTPDYDPADSDDCTKTISNWSDRYEVQHCELLGLPDLDTAESGVRTKIIGFLDQQIDLGVDGFRVDAAKHIDAADLSAIVAGLHTTTSGSAPYITQEIYPGTPPSQDEYYGTGDVLDFTFAAQVKSQFQGDIANLSSFGSSWGLTSEANSNTFVTNHDTERNGYSLSYKDGDTAVLANVFQLARGYGRPSVYSGWTFSQSDEAPPNSAGFVTDTDCASGWYCLDRNTAVSGMIGWHNAASGYAVANWQSPASNVIGFGRGGAGFVAINNSSGANTYTYTTGLADGTYPNVIDGGATTVTVTGGRASLTVPAKSAVAFYDPDYVCTVNCGGGSGGGGGGGSTDVTATFDEYAPTTTGTDVYVVGSVAALGSWNAANAVKLSSSGYPIWKADVSVPASTSIEYKYMKKDSSGNVTWESNANRTLTTGTSAVEVDNSWNVADADATDVTFAVNATTDYGTNVYVVGSIPSLGSWNTADAIPLSSASYPYWGRLVIVPKSTSFAYKYVKKDSSGNVTWESGANRAYSTGSGTGYSVSDTWR, encoded by the coding sequence ATGCGCTGGATCAGATCACGGGCGTTACCCCTGGCCACAGCCGGACTGCTGGCCCTCGGCGGAGCCGCCGCGCTGCCCGCTCCGGCCGCCCACGCCGCCGTCTCCGACACCGGCATCCCCAACGGCGATGTGATCGCCAACCTGTGGGAGTGGAACTGGAAGTCGGTCGCCGCCGAGTGCACGAACGTCCTCGACCCGGCCGGCTACGGGGCGGTCCAGGTCGCCCCGCCCGCGGAGTCGTTGAAGCAGACGAACTACTACTGGTGGGACGTCTACCAGCCCTACGCCTACAACCTGAACAGCCGCTTCGGCACCGCGGCCCAGTTCAAGACCATGGTCGACACGTGTCACGCGGCCGGCATCAAGGTCTACACGGACGCCGTGATCAACCACACCGCCGCCCAGACCGGCACCGGCTACAACGGCACGGTCATCACCAACAAGTACGACACCCCCGACTACGACCCCGCCGACAGCGACGACTGCACGAAGACCATCTCCAACTGGTCCGACCGGTACGAGGTCCAGCACTGCGAACTGCTCGGCCTGCCCGACCTGGACACCGCCGAGAGCGGCGTCCGCACGAAGATCATCGGCTTCCTCGATCAGCAGATCGACCTGGGCGTCGACGGCTTCCGTGTCGACGCGGCCAAACACATCGACGCCGCCGACCTGAGCGCCATCGTCGCCGGACTGCACACCACGACCTCCGGCTCGGCGCCGTACATCACCCAGGAGATCTACCCCGGCACCCCGCCCTCACAGGACGAGTACTACGGCACCGGTGACGTCCTCGACTTCACCTTCGCCGCGCAGGTGAAGTCCCAGTTCCAGGGCGACATCGCCAACCTGTCCAGCTTCGGCAGCAGTTGGGGCCTGACGTCCGAGGCGAACTCCAACACCTTCGTGACCAACCACGACACCGAGCGCAACGGCTACTCGCTCAGCTACAAGGACGGCGACACCGCGGTCCTCGCCAACGTCTTCCAGCTGGCCCGGGGCTACGGCCGCCCGTCCGTCTACTCCGGCTGGACCTTCAGCCAGAGCGACGAGGCCCCGCCGAACTCCGCCGGTTTCGTCACCGACACCGACTGCGCGAGCGGCTGGTACTGCCTCGACCGCAACACCGCGGTCTCCGGCATGATCGGCTGGCACAACGCGGCGAGCGGCTACGCGGTAGCCAACTGGCAGTCCCCGGCCTCGAACGTCATCGGCTTCGGCAGGGGCGGCGCGGGCTTCGTCGCCATCAACAACAGCTCCGGCGCCAACACGTACACGTACACGACGGGCCTGGCCGACGGCACCTACCCGAATGTGATCGACGGTGGCGCCACAACCGTCACCGTCACGGGCGGCAGGGCCTCCCTGACCGTGCCCGCGAAGTCGGCGGTCGCCTTCTACGACCCGGACTACGTCTGCACGGTGAACTGCGGCGGAGGCAGTGGGGGCGGAGGCGGCGGTGGTTCCACCGATGTCACCGCGACCTTCGACGAGTACGCCCCGACCACCACCGGCACCGATGTGTACGTGGTCGGCTCGGTCGCCGCGCTGGGCAGCTGGAACGCGGCGAACGCGGTGAAGCTGTCGTCGTCGGGCTACCCGATCTGGAAGGCCGACGTCTCCGTCCCGGCGAGCACGAGCATCGAGTACAAGTACATGAAGAAGGACTCGTCCGGAAACGTCACCTGGGAGTCCAACGCCAACAGGACCCTCACGACCGGCACTTCGGCCGTCGAGGTCGACAACTCCTGGAACGTGGCCGACGCCGACGCCACGGACGTGACCTTCGCAGTCAACGCCACCACCGACTACGGCACCAACGTGTACGTCGTCGGCTCCATCCCCTCCCTCGGCTCCTGGAACACCGCCGACGCGATCCCGCTGTCCTCGGCGTCGTACCCGTACTGGGGCAGGCTGGTCATCGTGCCCAAGTCGACATCGTTCGCCTACAAGTACGTCAAGAAGGACTCCTCCGGAAACGTGACTTGGGAGTCCGGAGCCAACCGCGCCTACAGCACCGGCTCGGGAACGGGTTACAGCGTCAGCGACACCTGGCGCTGA
- the pulA gene encoding pullulanase-type alpha-1,6-glucosidase, whose protein sequence is MIPRWPAPGARRRTPPQRRIAAVAVAALAAAFLQPIAARAQTPPAPPSDAKLAAEPARHDDTREQFYFVMPDRFANGDTSNDRGGLTGSRLSTGYDPTDKGFYQGGDLKGLTSKLDYIKGLGTTAIWMAPIFKNQPVQGEGSNASAGYHGYWITDFTQVDPHFGTNKDLATLISKAHAKGMKVFFDVITNHTADVVDYEQKSYDYLSKGAFPYLTKDGKPFDDADYAAGGAGFPSVGAGSFPRTPVVPAAKKNVKVPSWLNDPTMYHNRGDSTYAGESTTYGDFSGLDDLWTERPEVVSGMEKIYEKWVRDFGVDGFRIDTVKHVDMEFWTQWATALDKYAAERGRKHFFMFGEVYSADTSITSPYVTQGRLDATLDFPFQDAARSYASQGGSAKKLASVFGDDYKYTTDKANAYEQVTFLGNHDMGRIGYFLNQDNPKATDAELVKKDELANELMFLSRGNPVVYYGDEQGFTGAGGDKDARQTMFASKVADYLDDDELGTDRTHASDAYDTSAPLYKEIAALSKLRKDNPALADGVQTERYAADGAGVYAFSRTGGDKTEYLVALNNAGEAKTATFATGSAGMTFQGIYGTSSRPTSDADKNITVTVPAHSTVVLKAARPLGAPAAKPSLTLKAPDAGATGTVELGADVTGGQLDRVVFAAQVGGGKWRTLGSADHAPYKVTQVIGKDVPAGTALRYKAVVVDSAGRTASATAASTSGTPPTAEVPTASSRDYAIVHYKRTDGDYTDWRLYAWGDLADGESTTWPAGHDFVGRDAYGAFAYVKLKPGASSVGFLVIDKDGNKDVATDRTIDVTKTGEVWVEQGKEAVQTQRPDYPAQDTTKAVLHYHRADGDYTGWGLHVWTGAATPTDWSKPLEPVKTDAYGAVFEVPLAEGATSLSYILHKGDEKDLPTDQSLDLTANGHEVWLVNGQEKYLLPQPAGSAAALDLTTSKAVWIDRNTVAWNGSEAAASTQLLYSHDGSIAVKDGTLTSDDERWLRLSRTTLTDAQKAAFPYLKDYTAWSVDPRDRGRVKEALNGQIVASQRAANGAVLAATGVQIAGVLDDLYDATKAQLGPTFRDGRPTLAVWAPTAQSVALELDDSTVAMKRNDTTGVWSVTGAKSWRNKPYRYVVKVWAPTVRKVVTNKVTDPYSLALTADSERSLVVDLKDKSLAPSGWFSLKKPKAVPLRDAQIQELHIRDFSVADKTVPAKDQGTYLAFTDKNSDGSRHLRALAASGTSYVHLLPAFDIATIPEKKSDQATTGCDLASYPADSQKQQECVAAIAAKDAYNWGYDPYHYTVPEGSYASDPDGTGRTVEFRRMVKSLNEDGLRVVMDVVYNHTAASGQADTSVLDRIVPGYYQRLLADGSVATSTCCANTATENAMMGKLVVDSIVTWAKEYKVDGFRFDLMGHHPKANILAVRKALDALTPAKDGVDGKKIILYGEGWNFGEVADDARFVQATQKNMAGTGIATFSDRARDAVRGGSPFDSDPGVQGFASGLYTDPNSSTANGTSAEQKARLLHYQDLIKIGLSGNLASYRFTDTDGKEVKGSEVDYNGQPAGYAAAPGDALAYVDAHDNESLYDALTYKLPATTSAGDRARMQVLAMATAALSQGPSLSQAGSDLLRSKSLDRNSFDSGDWFNAIHWDCRDGNGFGRGLPMAADNASKWPYATPLLNTVKVGCPQIEGSSAAYQDLERIRTTENVFSLSTAGQVQSKLSFPLSGKDETPGVITMELGDLVVVFNATPKTQEQTVGALAGTAYALHPVQAAGADPIVKSSSYEAKSGTFAVPGRTVAVFSRTS, encoded by the coding sequence CTGATACCGAGATGGCCGGCGCCCGGGGCGCGCCGCCGCACCCCGCCCCAGCGAAGAATCGCCGCCGTCGCCGTGGCCGCCCTCGCGGCAGCGTTCCTTCAGCCGATCGCGGCGCGGGCGCAGACCCCGCCCGCGCCGCCCTCGGACGCCAAGCTCGCCGCCGAACCGGCCCGGCACGACGACACGCGCGAGCAGTTCTACTTCGTCATGCCGGATCGTTTCGCCAATGGCGACACATCCAACGACCGGGGCGGGCTGACCGGTTCGCGCCTCAGCACCGGCTACGACCCCACGGACAAGGGCTTCTACCAGGGCGGCGACCTGAAGGGGCTGACCAGCAAGCTCGACTACATCAAGGGGCTCGGCACCACCGCCATCTGGATGGCGCCGATCTTCAAGAACCAGCCCGTGCAGGGCGAGGGCAGCAACGCCTCGGCCGGGTACCACGGCTACTGGATCACCGACTTCACCCAGGTCGACCCGCACTTCGGCACCAACAAGGACCTCGCGACCCTCATCTCCAAGGCCCACGCCAAGGGCATGAAGGTCTTCTTCGACGTCATCACCAACCACACCGCCGACGTCGTCGACTATGAGCAGAAGTCCTACGACTACCTCTCCAAGGGTGCCTTCCCGTATCTGACCAAGGACGGGAAGCCCTTCGACGACGCCGACTACGCGGCGGGAGGCGCCGGATTCCCGTCCGTGGGCGCCGGGTCCTTCCCCCGCACGCCCGTCGTGCCCGCCGCCAAGAAGAACGTCAAGGTGCCGTCCTGGCTCAACGACCCGACGATGTACCACAACCGCGGCGACTCCACCTATGCCGGTGAGTCCACCACCTACGGCGACTTCTCCGGCCTCGACGACCTGTGGACCGAGCGTCCCGAGGTCGTCAGCGGCATGGAGAAGATCTACGAGAAGTGGGTCAGGGACTTCGGCGTCGACGGCTTCCGGATCGACACCGTGAAGCACGTGGACATGGAGTTCTGGACGCAGTGGGCCACCGCGCTCGACAAGTACGCGGCCGAGCGGGGCCGGAAGCACTTCTTCATGTTCGGCGAGGTCTACTCCGCCGACACGTCGATCACCTCCCCGTACGTCACCCAGGGCCGGCTCGACGCCACCCTCGACTTCCCCTTCCAGGACGCGGCACGCTCGTACGCCTCCCAGGGCGGCAGCGCCAAGAAGCTCGCCTCGGTCTTCGGTGACGACTACAAGTACACGACCGACAAGGCCAACGCGTACGAGCAGGTCACCTTCCTCGGCAACCACGACATGGGCCGCATCGGGTACTTCCTGAACCAGGACAACCCGAAGGCCACCGACGCCGAACTGGTGAAGAAGGACGAGCTCGCCAACGAGCTGATGTTCCTCAGCCGCGGCAACCCGGTCGTCTACTACGGCGACGAGCAGGGCTTCACCGGCGCGGGCGGCGACAAGGACGCCCGTCAGACGATGTTCGCCTCCAAGGTCGCCGACTACCTCGACGACGACGAGCTCGGCACCGACCGCACCCACGCGAGCGACGCCTACGACACGAGCGCACCGCTCTACAAGGAGATCGCCGCTCTCTCGAAGCTCCGCAAGGACAACCCGGCCCTCGCGGACGGGGTGCAGACCGAGCGCTACGCGGCCGACGGGGCGGGCGTCTACGCCTTCTCCCGTACCGGCGGCGACAAGACCGAGTACCTCGTCGCCCTCAACAACGCGGGCGAGGCGAAGACGGCGACCTTCGCGACCGGCTCCGCCGGCATGACCTTCCAGGGGATCTACGGGACCTCGTCACGGCCGACGAGCGACGCCGACAAGAACATCACCGTCACCGTCCCGGCCCATTCCACCGTCGTCCTCAAGGCGGCCCGCCCGCTCGGCGCCCCCGCCGCGAAGCCCTCGCTCACCCTGAAGGCTCCGGACGCGGGCGCGACCGGCACCGTCGAGCTCGGCGCCGACGTCACCGGCGGTCAGCTCGACCGCGTCGTCTTCGCCGCCCAGGTCGGAGGCGGGAAGTGGCGGACGCTCGGCTCCGCCGACCACGCCCCGTACAAGGTCACGCAGGTCATCGGCAAGGACGTACCCGCCGGAACCGCCCTGCGCTACAAGGCGGTGGTCGTCGACTCGGCCGGGCGGACCGCGAGTGCGACGGCCGCCAGTACGAGTGGCACCCCGCCCACCGCCGAGGTCCCCACCGCCTCCTCGCGGGACTACGCGATCGTCCACTACAAGCGCACCGACGGCGACTACACCGACTGGCGGCTGTACGCCTGGGGCGACCTCGCCGACGGCGAGTCGACGACCTGGCCCGCGGGCCACGACTTCGTCGGCCGGGACGCCTACGGTGCCTTCGCCTACGTGAAGCTGAAGCCGGGCGCCTCCAGTGTCGGCTTCCTCGTCATCGACAAGGACGGCAACAAGGACGTCGCCACCGACCGCACGATCGACGTCACCAAGACGGGCGAGGTCTGGGTCGAGCAGGGCAAGGAGGCCGTACAGACCCAGCGGCCCGACTACCCGGCGCAGGACACGACCAAGGCCGTACTGCACTACCACCGCGCCGACGGTGACTACACCGGCTGGGGACTGCACGTCTGGACCGGGGCCGCGACGCCCACGGACTGGTCCAAGCCCCTGGAGCCGGTGAAGACCGACGCCTATGGCGCGGTCTTCGAGGTGCCGCTCGCCGAAGGTGCCACCAGCCTCAGTTACATCCTCCACAAGGGCGACGAGAAGGACCTCCCGACCGATCAGTCGCTCGACCTCACCGCGAACGGCCACGAGGTGTGGCTGGTGAACGGCCAGGAGAAGTACCTGCTCCCGCAGCCCGCGGGCAGCGCGGCCGCGCTCGACCTGACCACCTCCAAGGCGGTCTGGATCGACCGGAACACGGTTGCCTGGAACGGCTCCGAGGCCGCGGCCTCCACTCAGCTGCTGTACTCCCACGACGGCTCGATCGCCGTCAAGGACGGGACGCTGACCAGCGACGACGAGCGGTGGCTCCGGCTTTCCAGGACCACCCTCACCGACGCCCAGAAGGCCGCGTTCCCGTACCTCAAGGACTACACCGCCTGGTCCGTCGACCCGCGCGACCGAGGCCGGGTGAAGGAGGCCCTGAACGGTCAGATCGTCGCCTCGCAACGAGCCGCCAACGGCGCCGTGCTCGCGGCGACCGGCGTCCAGATCGCCGGCGTACTCGACGATCTGTACGACGCGACCAAGGCACAGCTGGGTCCGACGTTCCGCGACGGGCGTCCCACGCTGGCCGTGTGGGCGCCGACCGCGCAGAGCGTCGCGCTGGAGCTCGACGACTCCACGGTCGCCATGAAGAGGAACGACACCACCGGCGTCTGGTCCGTCACCGGCGCGAAGTCCTGGCGGAACAAGCCCTACCGGTACGTCGTGAAGGTGTGGGCGCCCACCGTCCGCAAGGTCGTCACCAACAAGGTCACCGACCCGTACTCGCTCGCCCTCACCGCCGACTCCGAGCGCAGTCTCGTCGTCGACCTGAAGGACAAGTCCCTCGCCCCGAGCGGCTGGTTCTCCTTGAAGAAGCCCAAGGCCGTGCCGCTGCGGGACGCCCAGATCCAGGAGCTGCACATCCGGGACTTCTCGGTGGCGGACAAGACCGTCCCGGCGAAGGACCAGGGCACCTACCTCGCCTTCACCGACAAGAACAGCGACGGGTCCAGACACCTGCGGGCCCTCGCCGCGTCGGGCACCTCGTACGTCCACCTCCTGCCCGCCTTCGACATCGCCACCATCCCCGAGAAGAAGTCCGACCAGGCCACCACCGGCTGCGACCTCGCCTCCTACCCCGCCGACTCCCAGAAGCAGCAGGAGTGCGTCGCCGCGATCGCCGCGAAGGACGCCTACAACTGGGGCTACGACCCGTACCACTACACGGTCCCGGAGGGCTCGTACGCGAGTGACCCGGACGGCACCGGCCGTACGGTCGAGTTCCGCCGGATGGTCAAGTCGCTGAACGAGGACGGCCTGCGGGTCGTCATGGACGTCGTCTACAACCACACGGCCGCCAGTGGTCAGGCGGACACCTCCGTGCTCGACAGGATCGTGCCCGGCTACTACCAGCGGCTCCTCGCCGACGGGTCCGTCGCCACCTCCACCTGCTGTGCGAACACGGCCACCGAGAACGCCATGATGGGCAAGCTGGTGGTGGACTCGATCGTCACCTGGGCCAAGGAGTACAAGGTCGACGGCTTCCGCTTCGACCTCATGGGACACCACCCCAAGGCCAACATCCTCGCGGTCCGCAAGGCCCTCGACGCGCTGACCCCGGCGAAGGACGGGGTCGACGGCAAGAAGATCATCCTGTACGGGGAGGGCTGGAACTTCGGTGAGGTCGCCGACGACGCCCGTTTCGTGCAGGCCACCCAGAAGAACATGGCCGGGACGGGCATCGCGACCTTCTCCGACCGGGCGCGTGACGCCGTACGCGGCGGCAGCCCCTTCGACTCCGACCCCGGCGTCCAGGGCTTCGCCTCGGGGCTGTACACAGACCCCAACTCCTCCACCGCCAACGGCACTTCGGCCGAGCAGAAGGCCCGGCTGCTGCACTACCAGGACCTCATCAAGATCGGGCTCAGCGGCAACCTCGCCTCCTACCGCTTCACCGACACCGACGGCAAGGAGGTCAAGGGCTCCGAGGTCGACTACAACGGCCAGCCCGCCGGATACGCGGCGGCACCGGGCGACGCCCTCGCGTACGTCGACGCGCACGACAACGAGTCCCTGTACGACGCCCTCACCTACAAGCTGCCCGCCACGACCAGCGCGGGCGACCGGGCGCGGATGCAGGTCCTCGCCATGGCGACCGCCGCCCTCTCCCAGGGGCCCTCGCTCTCCCAGGCGGGCTCCGACCTGCTGCGCTCCAAGTCCCTCGACCGCAACTCGTTCGACAGCGGCGACTGGTTCAACGCCATCCACTGGGACTGCCGGGACGGCAACGGCTTCGGACGCGGACTGCCGATGGCGGCCGACAACGCGTCCAAGTGGCCCTACGCCACACCCCTGTTGAACACCGTCAAGGTGGGATGCCCCCAGATCGAGGGCAGCTCCGCCGCGTACCAGGACCTGGAGCGGATCCGTACGACCGAGAACGTCTTCTCGCTGTCCACCGCAGGGCAGGTGCAGTCGAAGCTCTCCTTCCCGCTGTCCGGCAAGGACGAGACGCCCGGCGTGATCACCATGGAGCTCGGCGACCTCGTCGTCGTCTTCAACGCGACACCGAAGACACAGGAGCAGACGGTCGGCGCCCTGGCCGGGACGGCGTACGCGCTGCACCCGGTGCAGGCGGCGGGCGCCGACCCTATCGTCAAATCCTCCTCTTACGAGGCGAAATCGGGCACGTTCGCCGTTCCGGGGCGCACTGTGGCGGTATTCTCCCGGACCTCCTGA
- a CDS encoding fused response regulator/phosphatase: MEVNGKRTDTTVLVVDDAAASRYAMSAVLRRAGHQVVPVATGSEALVELDVRLRKGTLPDVALIDVELPDMSGFELCRRLKARPHMAGLPVVHFSAAAVDAGDRCRGLDVGGEAYLTVPAEPEEIDAVVRAAVRAARLRADDQALARRLTRLAETVVAIQTARSPQELADAAADGAARLTGSPAAVFVLGPDDELYRGTSRDRTSLAMPDEGAHRTVAGLLRRLTRGQSGVQITTVPAPLWPAGFFRPGVQHDARLALIPIQEGRASVCLATPTRGVRRVNPEDEALLARLAEATALAAEPLLMYQIERHVALTLQHSFLPQPHRLPELPGVDVVVRYVPASQETEIGGDFYAALRTGEGVLTAVGDVVGHSLEAATVMVEIRHALRAYSVEESDPAVLAERLDRMLQRYHPGITTTVCLVLVDPATGRTRIANAGHIPPLIIRDTGGADYSKAAGPLLGVGLPHPPPTELFLEPTDRLLMVTDGLIETRGTDLAVSMEHLRAAATGALPGLDALCDTLLDCFGRDREDDIALLALRLG, encoded by the coding sequence ATGGAAGTCAACGGCAAGCGGACCGACACGACCGTGCTGGTCGTGGACGATGCGGCGGCCAGCAGGTATGCCATGAGTGCCGTGCTGCGCCGCGCCGGTCACCAGGTCGTCCCGGTCGCCACCGGCTCCGAGGCGCTCGTCGAACTCGACGTACGGCTGCGCAAGGGCACCCTGCCCGACGTGGCGCTCATCGATGTGGAGCTGCCGGACATGAGCGGCTTCGAACTGTGCCGCCGGCTCAAGGCCCGGCCGCACATGGCCGGTCTGCCCGTCGTGCACTTCTCGGCCGCCGCCGTGGACGCGGGTGATCGCTGCCGGGGCCTCGACGTGGGCGGCGAGGCGTATCTGACGGTGCCCGCCGAGCCCGAGGAGATCGACGCGGTGGTCCGGGCCGCGGTGCGCGCCGCCCGCCTCAGGGCCGACGACCAGGCGCTGGCACGGCGGCTGACCCGGCTGGCGGAGACGGTCGTCGCCATCCAGACGGCGCGCTCCCCGCAGGAACTCGCCGACGCGGCCGCCGACGGCGCCGCGCGGCTCACCGGCTCTCCCGCCGCCGTCTTCGTCCTCGGCCCGGACGACGAGCTGTACCGCGGCACCTCACGGGACCGTACCTCGCTCGCGATGCCCGACGAGGGCGCCCACCGGACCGTGGCCGGTCTGCTCCGACGGCTCACCCGGGGGCAGTCGGGCGTCCAGATCACCACGGTGCCCGCGCCGCTGTGGCCGGCCGGGTTCTTCCGGCCGGGCGTGCAGCACGACGCCCGCCTGGCGCTGATCCCCATCCAGGAAGGCCGGGCCTCGGTGTGCCTCGCCACGCCCACCCGCGGGGTGCGCCGGGTCAACCCCGAGGACGAGGCCCTGCTGGCCCGGCTCGCCGAGGCCACCGCGCTCGCCGCCGAACCACTGCTCATGTACCAGATCGAAAGGCACGTCGCCCTCACCCTCCAGCACAGCTTCCTGCCCCAGCCGCACCGGCTGCCCGAACTGCCGGGCGTCGACGTCGTGGTCCGGTACGTGCCCGCGTCCCAGGAGACCGAGATCGGCGGCGACTTCTACGCGGCCCTGCGCACCGGCGAGGGCGTGCTCACCGCGGTCGGCGACGTCGTCGGGCACTCGCTGGAGGCGGCCACCGTCATGGTCGAGATCAGGCACGCGCTGCGCGCCTACAGCGTCGAGGAGAGCGACCCGGCCGTGCTCGCCGAGCGTCTCGACCGGATGCTCCAGCGCTACCACCCCGGCATCACCACGACCGTCTGCCTGGTCCTGGTCGATCCCGCCACCGGACGCACCCGCATCGCCAACGCCGGCCACATCCCGCCGCTGATCATCCGGGACACCGGGGGCGCCGACTACTCCAAGGCCGCCGGCCCGCTGCTCGGTGTGGGTCTGCCCCACCCGCCGCCCACCGAGCTGTTCCTCGAACCCACCGACCGGCTCCTCATGGTCACCGACGGCCTGATCGAGACCCGGGGCACGGATCTGGCGGTCTCGATGGAGCATCTCCGCGCCGCCGCCACCGGCGCCCTGCCCGGCCTGGACGCCCTCTGCGACACCCTGCTCGACTGCTTCGGCCGGGACCGTGAGGACGACATCGCGCTGCTGGCGCTGCGGCTAGGGTGA
- a CDS encoding 5-carboxymethyl-2-hydroxymuconate Delta-isomerase, with the protein MPNITVEHSPALDHVDWRAFALALHPVVVETAAAKIEACKTRTLRTEDEVVGAEADPDAHAIVHVTLALLAGRTEETKAKLTEATLELLRKHIEPSDGLTLHVSAEVRELDPSYRKYVQ; encoded by the coding sequence ATGCCGAACATCACCGTCGAGCATTCCCCGGCTCTCGACCACGTCGACTGGCGCGCCTTCGCCCTCGCGCTGCACCCGGTGGTCGTCGAGACCGCCGCCGCGAAGATCGAGGCGTGCAAGACGCGGACGCTGCGCACCGAGGACGAGGTGGTGGGAGCGGAGGCGGACCCGGACGCGCACGCCATCGTGCACGTCACGCTCGCCCTGCTGGCCGGCCGCACCGAGGAGACCAAGGCGAAGCTCACCGAGGCCACCCTTGAGCTGCTGCGCAAGCACATCGAGCCCAGCGACGGGCTCACGCTGCACGTGTCCGCCGAAGTGCGCGAGCTCGACCCGTCGTACCGGAAGTACGTGCAGTAA
- a CDS encoding TetR/AcrR family transcriptional regulator: MTTGVRRRMGVEERRQQLIGVALDLFSRRSPDEVSIDEIASAAGISRPLVYHYFPGKLSLYEAALQRASDDLASRFVEPHEGPLGSRLLRVMRRFFDFVDDHGPGFAALMRGGPAVGSSKTNALVDGVRQAAYVQILSHLKVEDPPARLELVIRSWISLVESTALIWLDGRRIPRGELEVQLVQDFAALAAVSATHDEELGAVLRQALKGDPGDGPFTDLAVRLISLASPPAAS; encoded by the coding sequence ATGACAACCGGGGTACGCCGCAGGATGGGTGTCGAGGAGCGGCGGCAGCAGTTGATCGGCGTCGCCCTCGACCTCTTCAGCCGACGCTCACCCGACGAGGTCTCCATCGACGAGATAGCCTCGGCCGCGGGTATCTCACGACCGCTGGTCTACCACTACTTCCCCGGCAAACTCAGTCTGTACGAGGCGGCGTTGCAGCGCGCCTCGGACGATCTCGCGAGCCGGTTCGTGGAGCCGCACGAGGGCCCGCTGGGCTCGCGGCTGCTGCGGGTCATGCGCCGCTTCTTCGACTTCGTGGACGACCACGGGCCCGGTTTCGCGGCGTTGATGCGCGGCGGTCCCGCGGTCGGCTCCTCGAAGACCAACGCGCTCGTCGACGGGGTGCGGCAGGCCGCCTACGTCCAGATCCTGTCGCATCTGAAGGTCGAGGACCCGCCCGCCCGCCTGGAGCTGGTGATCCGCTCCTGGATCTCGCTCGTCGAGTCGACGGCGCTGATCTGGCTGGACGGGCGGCGGATTCCGCGCGGCGAGCTGGAGGTGCAGCTCGTGCAGGACTTCGCGGCGCTGGCGGCGGTGAGCGCCACGCACGACGAGGAGCTCGGCGCGGTGCTGCGCCAGGCGCTCAAGGGCGACCCGGGCGACGGGCCGTTCACCGACCTCGCCGTCCGGTTGATCTCGCTGGCCTCGCCCCCGGCCGCCTCATAG